The DNA sequence ACCCTCAAGATacgaccccaacccccaaagcGCCGCACACCCAGCCAGCGCCGTCGCGCCAACAATCTTCTTGGTCCACCAGTTATCATCCGTCAGCGGCTTCGCAACCCGCTGAATCTTTcttggctgttgctgcttcttcCCCGTCTTGGCCGCAGAGGCAGTAGCATTCctctcggcagcctcctgctcctccgctCGTGTGTGTAGTTCCGCGATCGTCCTGCTCAGCCtgaccatctcctcctcaaacgaGGCGTttttctccccctttccgcTGTCCACCTCAACATTCTGGACATTTCCAAAGAAATCCGTCACTAGCCGTCTCCTTGCCTCTTCCGCCCCGCCCTTGAAGAGGTCGTATCTCACTCCAGCATGACTATGAATCTTCTCGTAGGTGTAACTGTCAAAGAGGTCGCCGACCGTCTTCTTGCTCGACGTGTCCTTGACCTCGGACTCGAGGAACTCAAGGTTGTAGTATGTATAACGGTCAATGACGGCGACCCCGATGTCGTTGTCGGCATGGTGGGAGTAGCTCGACTGGTCGAGCTCGGAGCTGCCCgtggcgatgatgttgggCGAGTAGAGCTTGCTGTACATGGTGTTTGCCTGGCAGGTGTCGATCATGAACAGGATCTCGTGGTACCGTCTTTTCTCCCACATCTGCTCAAACGCATCGGCCAGATCCCAAGCGCCAATCTCCTCCGCGTCTTGGAACTTGAGGAACTCGTTGCCGCCGTGGCCGGTCATGTAGACTAGGATGTTGGAGCGGTCGTCGGTGAGGAGACGTTTGGACCGGGGCATCTCCTCGCCTACGCGGTCggtgaggaggcggatgaaGTTCTCGACTGTGACCTCGTAGCCGCGGTAGTCGACCTCGATGTTGTCGCCGTAGAGGTCGACGGCGCGGTCGGCATTGGAGTAGACTGTGCCTGGGAAGGCGTTGCGCGGGTTGCAGGCCATGTCGTCGGGGAGCATCAGGATGATTTGGGAGTCGGGGATGCCGAGGCGTTTGACGGTGCGGTAGATGGAGAGGACGTTGGCGAGGTGGCGGTAGTTGAACCAGAAGCGGGAGGTGCAGACTAGGACGGCCCAGTTGGAGGTGTGttcggcgagggaggggccggccaggaggaaggcggggaggaggagggaggagagcttcatcttggtggtgttgatgatgttggtgggtAGGTCGTGGTGTTGTGGCAAACGAGTGGACGATGGTCGGGATTCTCGGCGTCTAGAGTTGGGACGAGTCTCAGGCGGATGGAAACATTGACGCCCGAAACAAAATCACCTGTTCTGGTGATATCCGtatctggtggtggtggttatttTCTTCTGTCGACGTTCAACGCCATGCCATCAGTCAGTCAGCCAAGCCAGGGGGGGCGTCAGCATTGGAGCCGACACACGTCGCGGTCGTTTCACAGTGCAAAGGCCAATTTAACAGATGGCCAAGCATTACATAAGCCATTCCTTTCTCATTCACAGATCTTAAACCGGGGACGGAGATTTCTCTCTGGCTCTGGGGCGGGAGGACCTGTGAAACACGAGCCCAGCCCCACAAGCCTTTTGTGCCCACGGTGTCTTAGCGCAACAGCGGTGCTAGGATTTGCCGAACGCCGAACTTGGGAACAGGGGTGGTTTTACCATAGCTCCAGGCCCAGAGCGGCCGGCCTCGTTTTTGCTGCACCAGAAGTCagcaggaagagaagaaaaaaaaaggcgaGGCCATTGATCACACGTCCCGATCTCTGTGGGGAAGAGGTCGGAGCATGTGACGACGTGACGACACTTTCCGGCAGCCCAAGCAGCAACCAGACCGCGGGGCAACAATTGGAGAACTGGCCCCCCAGTGCCCCGTACCAAGTAAGACCCTGGAAAACCACGCTATTTGGAGTGGACATCGCATGGGCTTCTTTTATATACTTACCTGATGGATACACacaaaagcagcagcagcaccttTGACTGACATTGACACCCAAGCACAACCTGAGCCCTTCACCTGAGCAGGTGCATACATctcatacctacctagcaTTGCTTCGCATCGCATCACAACACCCACGCCATTACCTACTGCTGTTCGTAACCAAAATCAACCTGGAAGCCGCGCCATCAGTTAGCTGCCCTGCACGGCGGTTGGCTCGAGGAACAAGCTGCATCACCCAGCATCAGCCATCCGCCCCCCCCACAGTCCAGTCCACACACACAGCCCGGCCATCGCATCGACACCCCAGCGACAAACAAACCAGCCCGCGAACCGAAACCTACAACTacaaacctctccctctttccagctccgtctcctctccaactcccctccAAATACCTTAGCAGATCAGCCAGACTTCTATTTAACCAACAACGGCTCGACacaagcccctccccccctcccccccctttaGCCCATACACTATCCTGCGGCAGTTGTCGATCTAATAACTTTATCCCCGCTTTCCCCACGGTTGCTCGACCCAGGATCCCGTCTCCAACCCCACATCGTGACGTTCTTAGTCGGCGAGAATCTCCACGGCCTCTCCGGTGGTAGTTCTCATAAGGGTCCGTTCTGGTGGACACTTGTCCAACGGCCTTCCACACTTTCAGCTGCAGCAAACAGTCAAAACAGTAATTTATCATCATGGGGCGCCCACCGGCGTACCTGTTCGTGGTGAGGTAAGTTGGTTGCCACATCGTTTTTTTGGAGGGGACTCTCTGCTAACGTAGTGGTTAGACACGGGTACCGGCTAGATGCTGCCGACAAGCAGTGGCATCTCTCATCGCCGGCTCCTTACGACCCACCTCTCACTTACAGCGGTTGGCAGCAATGCAAGAATCTGGGTGGCCGAATTGCCTCGATTCTTCAGGAAAGAGTAAAGGGAGACGAGCTTGAGGCGAGGATGAACCCAGATCCAAACAGGAAGCGAAAACGGTACAAGGTGGTCTTGCACAGTTCGCCGTTTCTTCGATGCATCCAGACTTCAATCGCTATCGGCGCGGGACTGGCACAGGACTCGACCCCCTTTGGACCTCCCGATCTGGACTCGAGGCcgcccactccccctcccgcacTCGAGGGACGACCACGGCCACCAAATATCATTACTGACCCGCCACAGAAACCTGTCAAAATTCGAAAGTCTGTTTTACGACTGGACGCATTCCTTGGAGAATGGCTTTCGCCCACTTACTTCGAACTCatcaccccaccccccgagTCTGTTATGATGCTTGCTTCTGCCAAGTCAGAGCTCCTTAGACGGGAAGACTATAGTCACTACCCACCCTTCAGTGGCCATCACCATTCCAATTCCCAAGGTCACCTCTGGAGTCCGACAGGTCGACCAAGCCCGGCTTCACCACCTAGTGACGGAGGATATGATAGCCTTGGGAGCATGGTTACCCTGAGTAACGCTTTGCCTAGGAGTCCCAGCATCGGCAGCCAGAGTAGCATAACGAGCAGCCTGAGCACGAGACCCTCTACTCCTAAAATCGAGCTCGGCGTCCACGGATACGTGTCGCCGGTGCCACACTACGCTGttagcaacaacaacacgatCCCACCAGGCTATGTGGCTCATGCCAAGGATGCGTGTGTAAAGGTTGACTACCAATGGGACTCCAGAGGACCCCCTCTGGActggggtgatggtggaagcTTTCCGGAGGAGTGGGCCAGCATGCACAAGAGGTTCCGCAGTGGCGTCCAGAAGCTGGTTAACTGGTATACGACGGCGGAACATCCCACAGAAATGGTGACGAAGTTTGCTTTTCAGCCTGTTAGGAGAGGATCGGATGGCGTCGACtctgaagatgatgatgtcgagacGGAGGCGGTTGTCATCATGGTGTCTCATGGTGCCGGCTGCAATGCTCTGATCGGGGCGATTACTCATCAGCCTGTGCTCATGGACGTCGGCATGGCCTCCTTGACCATGGCTGTACGGAAGCCCGAGGTTCATGATGTCGACACTACCAACGTCAACGACCTGCCGCCTGTACATCATTTGTATGACCTCAAGTTGTTTGCGAACAGTGATCACATTAGATCGCCGCCtacaacacccaacccttCCCGATCTCCCTCGGTCTCGGTGGCCAGTGTTTTGAACGGTCCTCGAGGGCGGCACATGTCGTTTTCTTCAACTTTGAGCCACTTTTCCTggaacgacaacaacaattCCCGTGGGTCGTCGGCAAATATGGCTCTGAATGGGCTTAGAAGGACCACTTCGAACACATACAGCAGCACACCAACAACTGCCAGCAAGCTCTCTTATGGTATCAGCAGCGGAGGAGGCATTACTGTTGGGAGTGGCGTCACTTCTTTCACGGCAAACAAGGGGTCGACCTTTGGGCATAGGCCGTCGATCGGTCTCTGGTCTCCAATCTCTTCTcagccggaggaggacgaagatgacgattTCTTGTTGCCCAACTTTGGCGATGCGGACCGGAAGCCAGCTTCGTCCGAGACGCTAGAGCAGGTGGATGGTGCAGCAACCCCTACCCCTGTTCCTGGCACTACCAATAACCTGGATTCGTTCAACCTCTCTGTTAGTCCTAGAGGGACTACCGAAAGGATCCCCACCCCGTCATTTTCTCCCGTCACGACTCCCAAGGCGGAATCGTCGGAGCAGCTCGGGGATGGGCCTGGCGGGCTGTGGGGTGGCAACGGACCCAGGCCCCCTGAGGATGCAGATCGGTTGAGAGATACCAGCTGTACAAAGAGACGGTGGACTGTCACTGAGCGGAGTTGACGACTCGGGAGAATATTGGAAACACCCCTGCAATGAGCACGAGTTTGTTTGTATCATTCCCctttgttgctgttttttGTCATAGCGTCGTTCAAAAATTGTCTGGTGGAACTTGAGATGAGAGAGCGTTGTattttcttcttggactATTCACTTCGTTGATACCTGGCTGTGAGCTATTTTGAGGACTACTGGCTTGTTTGACTTATCTGTACTTTTAACTTGGATAGGATGGTGAGAAGGGGTAtatgaaaaggaggagggagcgggggagagggatgatTGCATGGTGATGGGATTGGATAGCGAAAAAGTTTGTTTGGGATTTTGCTTGGGGTTGAATAGGTACCTAGTGTATGATGGTAGCAATATGGATGTAGTAATTATTTGCCCTTGTCTCCGCttgtgctggtggggggtttgtgaGTGAGTGTGGCGAACGATCGTCCGATGTTCTGGGTGTATCTAGCCGGATTGATCTAGGGGTGTTTGATCGACGCGGAACGTGGCCGAGCCACATGATGGCAAGCCAGATCACGCTCGACAGCGGCCTTCCAGAAGACTTGTTGTGGGTGAGTAGAAGGTCCGGTTTGGCCATGGGTGAGTTTTTTCTGAACAGGCTGAAAAGGTGCCGTCCGAAAAGGACTGGATAATTGGAAAAGGAAGATGTCATTCCCGAGAAAGCGGTATTCTAAACAGTTCTGTGTGCTCATCAAGAGTGGTACTAATACAGAGTTTGCCACCCCAATTCCTCCCAAtgctttccccttcccacccctgTTGCAAAGatccaaaagaaaagacggCTGTCAGCCGTGGTATCATACCCTGATTCCCAACATAAaaaaacccatcatcatcaaaacatCGTTACCTAGGCGCTTGAGCCCATCATAACATCGTACAATTTTACTCCCCCCTAGTCAGTATCAAAGAAACTCCCACTCCTCTTTATCCCCGCCCCCTCAttgcccatctcccccaaatcaacccccccaacagcccaTCCGTCCACCCCCTTGATCATCCccccccacaaccaccaccccgtcgccaacccaccccccaaaaccaccaccgcaacccccaacccaagccCCAatcccctcaacccctcaaacACAACCCAGTTCCCCGTCTGCGTCCCCATGACAAAAACACCCATCATAACCTTGCGGTAAAactccaccccaaaccccatgTCAACTTCATTCCTCATCTTGACACCCAAGTTCCTGCTCGTGAAAGCAGTCGACTCCCCAATCGTCACCCTCTGAAGCCCGTGCTCCAGCGTCGCAGCCCCCATTGCCAAAAGTCCAAAGACGAACCCCACCGCCGGGAGGTTGACTTTCGCGCCTGTTGCCATGAGAGAATCGGGATCGGGAGTGAGCGAGCTGCTGAtgtggagggagaaggtCAAAATTCCGATAAACGAGAGGACTAACCCTACCGCAGTGACGAACaggtgggttttgggggtggaggtgaagattGTGGAGTACTTCCGGTAAAAATAGTTAAAGGTTATGActgggatgagggagagcaGGAACGGACCAAAGAAGAACAGGccgatggaggagggggggaggcttaaggggaggggatggaagatgagggagagggaagacgAAAAAGACCAGAGGgcggagatggggaggaaggagacgaggaagaggaggagggtggtgggtgcgAGCATTGCTCTgggggcttggaggaggagggagggggaaataGGGGTGGAATAAGTGTAGGGATGGAGTTTGGCGAGGTAGGTACAGGCTGTTTCCCAGGAGAGGAGCCTATAGGGCGCGAgcgggagggaggttttgTATCTGCCTGTGCCGGTGAGGCCAAAGCCGGAAAGGCCGGTCGCTGGTGTGGgagcggcggaggcggcggcagagAGGGTGTATGCTCGGTCGAAAACTGTTTCTGGGCAGCCCAAGGCGATGGCCGGGATAGCGAGGGCGAAGAAGCtgctgaggatggtgaaTTGCAGGGTGAAGCCGGCGGAGGATTGAGAGGCGACGCCGccgaggatggggggaaaCCAGAGGGTGGCCGTGGTAGTGATGGCGTGTATGGTGATCTTGATGTTGCGTTCGtgttccttttccttggtCAGTTTCATTTCTTCCTGAGAGACGAGCAGGACAGAAACTTACAAAGAATGTATCCTGAATactccccaacaccagcgCATCCCACgctccccagcccagccccTGAAACACCCTCGCAGCCATACACTGCCCATACGCACCCTCAAAACCAACATTGGTGCTCCACACCGTCCCGATGAAAAAGGAGATCAGCGACCCCAGATAAAACGGCCTCTTCCCAACCATCCTCGCAGCAATTAAACACCCCAACCCTGTAATGGCCGACAAAATCAGCGGCACACCGGTCAACGCGGCCGCAGCCGTATACGACACGCCATATAATTGGGAGACCTGAGCATTAACCGTCATAAATATCGTCTTTGTCACCCCTGTCATGGCAACCATCAACATGAGTGACCAAAAGTTGACTTCTTTGCGCCATGTGGGCCAGTTCTGTCACACAAGTATCAGCATAATCCTTCAAAAGGCCAAGAGGGACAGTCATACCAATGGATCATCCGGGTCATCACTCGGCTGAGGGACCAATTCCACACTGCTATACTTCCCCTGTCCGTACTTTATCCTCCGCGGCACATTCAAC is a window from the Podospora pseudocomata strain CBS 415.72m chromosome 6, whole genome shotgun sequence genome containing:
- the GPI8 gene encoding glycosylphosphatidylinositol anchor biosynthesis (COG:O; MEROPS:MER0002477; EggNog:ENOG503NTZT; BUSCO:EOG09262M0W) translates to MAYVMLGHLLNWPLHCETTATRRESRPSSTRLPQHHDLPTNIINTTKMKLSSLLLPAFLLAGPSLAEHTSNWAVLVCTSRFWFNYRHLANVLSIYRTVKRLGIPDSQIILMLPDDMACNPRNAFPGTVYSNADRAVDLYGDNIEVDYRGYEVTVENFIRLLTDRVGEEMPRSKRLLTDDRSNILVYMTGHGGNEFLKFQDAEEIGAWDLADAFEQMWEKRRYHEILFMIDTCQANTMYSKLYSPNIIATGSSELDQSSYSHHADNDIGVAVIDRYTYYNLEFLESEVKDTSSKKTVGDLFDSYTYEKIHSHAGVRYDLFKGGAEEARRRLVTDFFGNVQNVEVDSGKGEKNASFEEEMVRLSRTIAELHTRAEEQEAAERNATASAAKTGKKQQQPRKIQRVAKPLTDDNWWTKKIVGATALAGCAALWGLGSYLEGVV
- a CDS encoding hypothetical protein (COG:S; EggNog:ENOG503PABQ) → MGQDLGIDLRKELGLRWGSNGNDGSSTAGLIESFPPPPPPAKEPHHMMAKKKPSQSSLNSTSPTEPPNRPLPPRPVSKLGGGLSRSTTNASGFTAITPLPPPSMPPPSVPPPSVPAPNRPPPPKPLPLSVRPQVPLGMNPPTRPGTSTTAKTTTSAATAMELPPVSTTDSKPRMSWTSTAASSLNVPRRIKYGQGKYSSVELVPQPSDDPDDPLNWPTWRKEVNFWSLMLMVAMTGVTKTIFMTVNAQVSQLYGVSYTAAAALTGVPLILSAITGLGCLIAARMVGKRPFYLGSLISFFIGTVWSTNVGFEGAYGQCMAARVFQGLGWGAWDALVLGSIQDTFFEHERNIKITIHAITTTATLWFPPILGGVASQSSAGFTLQFTILSSFFALAIPAIALGCPETVFDRAYTLSAAASAAPTPATGLSGFGLTGTGRYKTSLPLAPYRLLSWETACTYLAKLHPYTYSTPISPSLLLQAPRAMLAPTTLLLFLVSFLPISALWSFSSSLSLIFHPLPLSLPPSSIGLFFFGPFLLSLIPVITFNYFYRKYSTIFTSTPKTHLFVTAVGLVLSFIGILTFSLHISSSLTPDPDSLMATGAKVNLPAVGFVFGLLAMGAATLEHGLQRVTIGESTAFTSRNLGVKMRNEVDMGFGVEFYRKVMMGVFVMGTQTGNWVVFEGLRGLGLGLGVAVVVLGGGLATGWWLWGGMIKGVDGWAVGGVDLGEMGNEGAGIKRSGSFFDTD
- a CDS encoding hypothetical protein (COG:G; EggNog:ENOG503NV8K) is translated as MGRPPAYLFVVRHGYRLDAADKQWHLSSPAPYDPPLTYSGWQQCKNLGGRIASILQERVKGDELEARMNPDPNRKRKRYKVVLHSSPFLRCIQTSIAIGAGLAQDSTPFGPPDLDSRPPTPPPALEGRPRPPNIITDPPQKPVKIRKSVLRLDAFLGEWLSPTYFELITPPPESVMMLASAKSELLRREDYSHYPPFSGHHHSNSQGHLWSPTGRPSPASPPSDGGYDSLGSMVTLSNALPRSPSIGSQSSITSSLSTRPSTPKIELGVHGYVSPVPHYAVSNNNTIPPGYVAHAKDACVKVDYQWDSRGPPLDWGDGGSFPEEWASMHKRFRSGVQKLVNWYTTAEHPTEMVTKFAFQPVRRGSDGVDSEDDDVETEAVVIMVSHGAGCNALIGAITHQPVLMDVGMASLTMAVRKPEVHDVDTTNVNDLPPVHHLYDLKLFANSDHIRSPPTTPNPSRSPSVSVASVLNGPRGRHMSFSSTLSHFSWNDNNNSRGSSANMALNGLRRTTSNTYSSTPTTASKLSYGISSGGGITVGSGVTSFTANKGSTFGHRPSIGLWSPISSQPEEDEDDDFLLPNFGDADRKPASSETLEQVDGAATPTPVPGTTNNLDSFNLSVSPRGTTERIPTPSFSPVTTPKAESSEQLGDGPGGLWGGNGPRPPEDADRLRDTSCTKRRWTVTERS